A genomic region of Procambarus clarkii isolate CNS0578487 chromosome 88, FALCON_Pclarkii_2.0, whole genome shotgun sequence contains the following coding sequences:
- the LOC138358985 gene encoding uncharacterized protein, translating to MHPSCEITTNRCSYLSRTVTYNEEVKPEEVKPGEVKPEEVKPGEVKPEEVKPEEVKPEEVKPGEVKPGEVKPEEVKPGEVKPGEVKPEEVKPEEVKPEEVKPEEVKPGEVKPEEVKPEEVKPEEVKPEEVKPEEVKPEEVKPGEVKPEEVKPEVKPEEVKPGEVKPEEVKPEEEVKPEEVKPEEVKPEEVKPEEVKPGEVKPEEVKPGEVKPEEVKPEEVKPEEVKPGEVKPEEVKPEEVKPGEVKPGEVKPEEVKPGEVKPEEVKPEEVKPEEVKPGEVKPEEVKPEEVKPGEVKPGEVKLEEVKPGEVKPGEVKPEEVKPEEVKPGEVKPEEVEPEEVKPEKVKPGEVKPEEVKPEEVKPGEVKPGEVKPEEVKPGEVKPEEVKPEEVKPGEVKPEEVKPEEVKPEEVKPGEVKPEEVKPEEVKPEEVKPEEVKPEEVKPGEVKPEEVKPGEVKPGEVKPEEVKPEEVKPEEVKPEEVKPGEVKPEEVKPEEVKPEEVKPEEVKPEEVKPEEVKPGEVKPEEVKPEEVKPGEVKPEEVKPEEVKPEEVKPEEVKPEEVKPEEVKPGEVKPEEVKPGEVKPEEVKPEEVKPEVKPGEVKPEEVKPEEVKPEEVKPGEVKPEEVKPEVKPGEVKPGEVKSEEVKPGEVKPEEVKPEEVKPEEVKPGEVKPEEVKPEEVKPGEVKPGEVKLEEVKPGEVKPEEVKPEEVKPGEVKPEEVKPEEVKPEEVKPGEVKPEEVKPEEVKPGEVKPGEVKPEEVKPGEVKPEEVKPEEVKPGEVKPEEVKPEEVKPEEVKPGEVKPEEVKPEEVKPREVKPEEVKPEEVKPEEVKPGEVKPEEVKPEEVKPEEVKPEEVKPEEEVKPEEVKPEEVKPGEVKPEVKPEEVKPEEVKPEKIKPEEVKPEEVKPEEVKPQEVKPEEVKPEEIK from the exons ATGCATCCTTCTTGCGAAATTACAACCAACAGGTGCAGCTATCTCAGTAGAACTGTTACCTATAatgaggaggtcaagccagaagAGGTCAAGCCAggggaggtcaagccagaggaggtcaagccaggggAGGTCAAGCcggaggaggtcaagccagaggaggtcaagccagaggaggtcaagccaggggAGGTCAAGCCAGGGGAGGTCAAGCcggaggaggtcaagccaggggAGGTCAAGCCAggggaggtcaagccagaggaggtcaagccagaggaggtcaagccagaggaggtcaagccagaggaggtcaagccaggggAGGTCAAGCcggaggaggtcaagccagaggaggtcaagccagaggaggtcaagccagaagAGGTCAAGCcggaggaggtcaagccagaggaggtcaagccaggggAGGTCAAGCCGGAGGAGGTCAAGccggaggtcaagccagaggaggtcaagccaggggaggtcaagccagaggaggtcaagccagaggag gaggtcaagccagaggaggtcaagccagaggaggtcaagccagaggaggtcaagccagaggaggtaaAGCCAGGGGAGGTCAAGCcggaggaggtcaagccaggggaggtcaagccagaggaggtcaagccagaggaggtcaagccagaggaggtcaagccaggggAGGTCAAGCcggaggaggtcaagccagaggaggtcaagccaggggAGGTCAAGCCAggggaggtcaagccagaggaggtcaagccaggggAGGTCAAGCcggaggaggtcaagccagaggaggtcaagccagaggaggtcaagccaggggAGGTCAAGCcggaggaggtcaagccagaggaggtcaagccaggggAGGTCAAGCCAGGGGAGGTCAAGttagaggaggtcaagccaggggAAGTCAAGCCAGGGGaagtcaagccagaggaggtcaagccagaggaggtcaagccaggggAGGTCAAGCCGGAGGAGGTagagccagaggaggtcaagccagagaaGGTCAAGCCAGGGGAGGTCAAGCcggaggaggtcaagccagaggaggtcaagccaggggAGGTCAAGCCAggggaggtcaagccagaggaggtcaagccaggggaggtcaagccagaggaggtcaagccagaggaggtcaagccaggggAGGTCAAGCCGGAGGAGGtaaagccagaggaggtcaagccagaggaggtcaagccaggggaggtcaagccagaggaggtcaagccagaggaggtcaagccagaggaggtcaagccagaggaggtcaagccagaggaggtcaagccaggggAGGTCAAGCcggaggaggtcaagccaggggAGGTCAAGCCAggggaggtcaagccagaggaggtcaagccagaggaggtcaagccagaggaggtcaagccagaggaggtcaagccaggggAGGTCAAGCcggaggaggtcaagccagaggaggtcaagccagaggaggtcaagccagaagaggtcaagccagaggaggtcaagccagaggaggtcaagccaggggAGGTCAAGCcggaggaggtcaagccagaggaggtcaagccaggggaggtcaagccagaggaggtcaagccagaggag gtcaagccagaggaggtcaagccagaggaggtcaagccagaggaggtcaagccagaggaggtcaagccaggggAGGTCAAGCcggaggaggtcaagccaggggaggtcaagccagaggaggtcaagccagaggaggtcaagccagaggtcAAGCCAGGGGAGGTCAAGCcggaggaggtcaagccagaggaggtcaagccagaggaggtcaagccaggggAGGTCAAGCcggaggaggtcaagccagaggtcAAGCCAGGGGAGGTCAAGCCAGGGGAGGTCAAgtcagaggaggtcaagccaggggAGGTCAAGCcggaggaggtcaagccagaggaggtcaagccagaggaggtcaagccaggggAGGTCAAGCcggaggaggtcaagccagaggaggtcaagccaggggAGGTCAAGCCAGGGGAGGTCAAGTTAGAAGAGGTCAAGCCAGGGGaagtcaagccagaggaggtcaagccagaggaggtcaagccaggggAGGTCAAGCcggaggaggtcaagccagaggaggtcaagccagaggaggtcaagccaggggAGGTCAAGCcggaggaggtcaagccagaggaggtcaagccaggggAGGTCAAGCCAggggaggtcaagccagaggaggtcaagccaggggaggtcaagccagaggaggtcaagccagaggaggtcaagccaggggAGGTCAAGCCGGAGGAGGtaaagccagaggaggtcaagccagaggaggtcaagccaggggaggtcaagccagaggaggtcaagccagaggaggtcaagccaagGGAGGTCAAGCcggaggaggtcaagccagaggaggtcaagccagaggaggtcaagccaggggAGGTCAAGCcggaggaggtcaagccagaagaggtcaagccagaggaggtcaagccagaggaggtcaagccagaagag gaggtcaagccagaggaggtcaagccagaggaggtcaagccaggggAGGTCAAGCCGGAGGTCAAGCCAGaagaggtcaagccagaggaggtcaagccagagaaGATCAAGCCAGaagaggtcaagccagaggaggtcaagccagaggaggtcaagccacaggaagtcaagccagaggaggtcaagccagaggagatCAAGTaa